AGTGGATGAATGAGTGAAGAAGGTGGAGTCTAAATTGTGTCCATTTTCGTCAACCCCAACATCGCACCGAATGGTAGGACCATCATTTCGGGCCGGTAGGCCCGCCGGCGTGAGAACAACCCGCACGTTCGTCGACCGGACCCACAAACTAGCTAATTGTATAAATACCCACAAACTTGGATTGGAACCCATTCATATATATCAGAGCCACCCACCGGAAGATTCAGTTCAATGGCCGCCCCCTGTATTTCcatcatcctcttcttcttcttcttcttcttcttgttcttctccaCCGGCGCATCTCCGGTGTCCACGTTCTACGACGTCAGCAGCATCGTCGGTACCAGTCCTCATGCCCTGTCCTTCGCCCGCTTCGTTCACAAgtaaccttttctttttttggtctCTAGCCTCACTTATTGCACGGAGAGTTcacttcaaaattatttaagataaattaatgcACCAAAGTTTTCATTTACTTATTACTCTTGTATGAACGTTTTCTGCTATTTTTTATGCTCCTACTCTTAATTACGTTAAGGAAGTTAAATCGTAGATTAAGTTTTCGACTCTTGCGTAGGGTGAGAATCGAACTCACAACTCACCGAATTGACATCTACATATTGTTTATCCGACTGTTCAACTGATATCCCGAGAGCTTTATTTAATACTCTTACTTCTTGATAAGGAGAGTgctgtaattaattaattttataaattttaagaactaaatatataagtaaaatttaaaatttaaaaatgttgaagcttaataatcaaaattcaaagaatacATAGTGAATTTACTCAAATACGTAGGAAGGTCTCAAGCAGTTACCTTTTTTTAATTCCCTAGATATTTTTAATCTGGCAAAGAGATGTCTAAGAAAaagaagtaaataattattttaaaataatagaatGCTGGCAAAGTTACGAAGCTCTCTCTCACCGGCCGGCGGCTTTGGAAAATTTTCAGGCACGGAAAAGGCTACAAGACGGCGGAGGAAACGAAGCTGCGGTTCTCCATTTTCTCGGAGAACTTGAAGCTCATCTCATCACACAACAAAAAGGGACTCCCTTACATTCTTGACGTCAATAGTAAGTCCATGCACTGGCGGACAGTGCATGGAGGTCACCACTTTTCTTGaactatattattatatatgttccGCCTATCATATAATTATTGaaaccaataattaattaattaattaaaacaggGTTTGCCGACTGGACCTGGGAAGAGTTCCAGAAAAACAAGCTGGGAGCTGCTCAAACCTTTTCTGCCACCGTTAAAGGCAACCACAAGCTCCAAACTGATGATCAAGATCTTCCTGAAACGGTAATTTTcctgttttctttgttctttttaacTTCGattcatttattaatattattgcatctatatatattcgaaaaaaaaaacaccaaacAAAATAGCTACCTTACCTGCTAGCTGCTTTTTAACTACAGAAAGACTGGAGAGAAGAAGGAATCGTGAGCCCAGTGAAAGATCAAGGCTCCTGTGGATCTTGCTGGACTTTCAGGTGATCagatataaatcataaaatcgaaccaaaattagaagattcaattatttaaataaatatatcatgttCAGAACACTGCGTCttctgtattttttatttttccttaaaagtAAGATCCATCATTATACCATTGAGAAACATATAGAGTAGGAGCAACAACGTAGACTcactcaaaaaattttaaattttaagattcgGAGTTATAAGCAGCGACTGTGATGGTTAATTGATCTGTTAATATTTTTAAGCAAATGAATAATaagattatatgtatatatgtgtgtgtgtgtatgtattggGCACAGTTCAACAGGGGCTCTGGAGGCAGCATACAAGCAGGCACATGGGAAGGACGTGTCCCTATCGGAGCAGCAGCTAGTGGACTGCGCCGGAGCATTCGACAACGCCGGCTGCGACGGTGGCTTGCCGTCGCATGCTTTTGAGTACATAAAATACAACGGCGGCCTGGAAACTTCGGAAGCTTACCCTTACACAGGAGCGAGTGGTGGCTCATGCAAATTTTCCTCCGAGAATGTTGCTGTCAAAGTCATCGATTCTGTCAACATTGCTCAGGTCCCAACCCAAACCCACCTCTTTCGGattagaaattaataataataataataagagagtAATTAAATGCCTtgccaaacaaaaataaaataaaaggttaattttattaatacgGGGATTagttgatattttaaaaataacattaatctTTCTTACacacttttaaaaaattagcattctctttgtttttcaattttcaattttgaattttgaattcattttcagttttctgttttaataatctgtttttagaaaattgaaaacgcgttctctttgtcattttgaaaaactatttttcaaaataaaaaattagaaaacgcgttctttttgaaattttgaaaatatttttttaatgatattttattcaataaatttgattattaagtaaattataaatatttaatgttaatatattattaaaaaaatatatacattttaaagttaatgaattttgtaatatttttttccattacaataataaaatataaataaataaataaatagatgtattttgagtttagagtttgttttgaatgaaaacactcaaaacaactttttgttattttgagttttctttacaattttttttttttgttttcaaaaatgcatttttaaaaacagtaaagagaacgtgttttcattattttagaaaactgaaaactaaaaatgacttgaaaacagcaaagagaattctctttattgttttcaagttatttttagttttcaattttttaaaataatgaaaacgtgttctctttattgtttttaaaaatatatttttgaaaacaaaaaaaaaattataaagaaaactcaaaacagcaaaaagttgttttgagtgttttcatccaaaacaaactcaaaacttaaaacacatttatttattcatattttattattataataaaaaaattacaaaattcattaattttaaaatgtagatatttttttaataatgtataaatattaaatatttttaatttactgaataatcaaatttattgaataaaatatcattaaaaattattttcaaaatttcaaagagaacgcgttttctaattttctgttttaaaaaatagttttttaaaatgacaaaaagaatgcattttcaattttctaaaaacagactaccaaaatagaaaattaaaaattgaaaagtaaagaaaacgcAGCCTAAGTCTTGCTTTTTGTCTCCTCTCACTACTATCctctttaatatttatattataatctaAACATATTgcatagttttaaaaatatttttgagttatgGTGGCCAGGGTCATGCCTTCCATAGATAGGGGTTGGGTTCGCTCATGGTGGTGGTTAAAAATAAAGGGTTACATCACTATAACTTGAATCCATTCCCAATGCAATGCAATATTGCTAGCTCCATCTCTCACGATAAACCCCAACATCACTGCAGAAATTTAAGGAGAGAGTAAATGAAGGGTAATTTAGatgttcttattttaaaataacttaatattaaataattatacgtATTTAGTTAGATCAAATATTATGCAATAATTAAATAGATGAGATCATCATAGTTAATAAATCAACACCTAACATTTATGcacaatttttgaattttgtcatTGAATCTCTCTCAAACAACATATGTGTCTCTATCACTAATAACTTTTAGGGACAAACATATGCTGTCATAATAAATAACGTTTTAGTGACATCAAATAGTAATAATTCGATCGGTCTCTTGGACACAAATTTTCTATTATGAAGTTTGATCCCATGCAATTGAAAGTTCTAGATGACGAAAGATTTTGTCAGCAAAGAGAGAGTTGATCATCAAGAAAGGAAAGGATTTTAGGGATGGAGTGtttgtgcgtgtgtgtatatatatatatatatatatgatattatggtAGCTTTCTGATGAGTTCTCGAGCTGAGagtttgagaaaattaattaattaattaatgcatggGATGCTGAGCGCAGGGAGATGAAAATGAGCTAAAGCATGCCGTAGCATTTGTTCGGCCGGT
The sequence above is a segment of the Diospyros lotus cultivar Yz01 chromosome 7, ASM1463336v1, whole genome shotgun sequence genome. Coding sequences within it:
- the LOC127806092 gene encoding thiol protease aleurain-like isoform X2 → MAAPCISIILFFFFFFFLFFSTGASPVSTFYDVSSIVGTSPHALSFARFVHKHGKGYKTAEETKLRFSIFSENLKLISSHNKKGLPYILDVNRFADWTWEEFQKNKLGAAQTFSATVKGNHKLQTDDQDLPETKDWREEGIVSPVKDQGSCGSCWTFSSTGALEAAYKQAHGKDVSLSEQQLVDCAGAFDNAGCDGGLPSHAFEYIKYNGGLETSEAYPYTGASGGSCKFSSENVAVKVIDSVNIAQGDENELKHAVAFVRPVTVLFQVVEDFRFLGDGVYTSNKCGKTSQDVNHAVLAVGYGVKDNMPYWLIKNSWGVDWGDKGYFKMEMGKNMCGVATCASYPMVA